The genome window GCTGCCAGACGTCTTTACGCGTCAGCCGCAACGCCTCGATGCGAACGCGGTCGAACGCGGGGAGTTCAAGTTGCATCGCCGCCAGGATGGACGAGGTGCCGCCCGTCGTCACCAGTTGGAGGGCGTGTCCGGCGCATTGCTTTCGCGGCTCATCCAGGTGCGGCCGGATTTCCAGTTTCAGGAATTGCTGCAATTGTGCGTGGCAAGCCGACCATTCGCTCTCCAACGGCGGGTCGGACGGACGAATGCGCTCCAACAACCGGACTGTGCCCAGCGGAAAACTTCGGCGGAAGATTTGCGCGGGGCCGTCGCCGAGGATGAATTCCGTGCTCCCACCGCCAACATCCAGAATGAGCAACGGATGCGACGCCAGCGCCGGATCGCTCGTGACGCCGGCAAAAACCCAGTCCGCTTCCTGTTCCCCGGAGATAATCTCTACGGCCAGCCCGGACGCTTGTTGAATCGCGCTTTGCAGTTCGCTCTGGTTTCGGGCATCCCGCGCCGCGCTGGTTGCGATGACGCGGATGGATTGCGCCTGCCAGCGCGCGGCTTCGTCTGCGCACTGAGCCACGGCGCTGGCCGTGCGCTCGATGGCGTCGCGTTGCAGCCAGTGGGTTTCGTAGAATCCGGCGCCGAGGCGCGTTTGGTGGCTGCGCTCGTGGAGCGGCACAACACTTCGCCCCGTCACGTCCGCCACCAGCAGCTTGACCGAGTTCGTCCCGACATCGATGACGGCGCGGCGGAGGGTGGCTGAGAGAGGCAACGCGCTTTGCATATTGCCTTAACCGGCGTTTGAGCTGCGGCCCATGGTTATTGATCGCGTGTGCGGCGCACTCATTCTGCCCCGCCGCCCGTTTGGCGCAAGTGTTTGGATGAAGCACGGGAAGACAAGCAGTTGCGACAGGAGCACGGACCGCCTTGTCCGCGGTCCGCCACCGGATTTCCGCTCGACGTTGGCAAGCAGGTCTGCTTCGGCCATGTTCCGCACCGTGGAGAACAGCGCTGGAGGGAGTGGGCTTGTCCCAAACATGGTTCGAGCAGAAACACGACCACACGTGTCAATAGGCTGGAAGGTTGCAAGCATTGGCAATTTGGCGCATTTCAAAAACTGAAACATAAGCAAAGGAGGGCGTGGGCATGAATTCCCGTTTCGCAAGGCCAGGAAGGCCGCTGATTGTCTGCATCGCCGAGTTTGACAGGACCTACTGCCATGTCTTGGAATCTTTGGTCAACGACGGTCATGAATTCCGCTGCATCGGCATGTTGGTTTCCGGAGCATTGGGGCTGCTCAAGAATCGCTTTCGCGGCGACTCCTATTTGCAGACCACATAAACAGGCTTTTAGCCTCCGCCGACCGATTACCAGAGTTGCAGGATCTCTGTCAGACGGGTGGACGTCTTAACGTACTGCTTGGTCCGCGGGATGGACGACAAAGCTCGTAGCGCAGAGTTGCACTCTGCCGTATCGCAGAATTGTATTCTGCGGGGCGTCCCCCAGTCCGAGCACGCTGGGACTTGCCGGCGCCCTGCCGATTGGAAATCGGCGATACCGCAGATTGAAAATCTGCGCTACGGTTCTCCGGTCGATCTGTCGTCAATCCCACAGTCTGCACAGTGAGCGCCGCCCTTTCGACCGCTGACTCCAGGCGAATGGCAATCTCTCCGGGACAGGTCGGGTTCACGCCGGCCGGTTGCAGGGCTTGCATGACAGAAAGAGATCGCCGGGATGCGAATGGTGCGGGCCTGATCGGCGATCGCGCGCGTTATGGACTGCAGGATCCACCC of Verrucomicrobiota bacterium contains these proteins:
- a CDS encoding Ppx/GppA family phosphatase → MQSALPLSATLRRAVIDVGTNSVKLLVADVTGRSVVPLHERSHQTRLGAGFYETHWLQRDAIERTASAVAQCADEAARWQAQSIRVIATSAARDARNQSELQSAIQQASGLAVEIISGEQEADWVFAGVTSDPALASHPLLILDVGGGSTEFILGDGPAQIFRRSFPLGTVRLLERIRPSDPPLESEWSACHAQLQQFLKLEIRPHLDEPRKQCAGHALQLVTTGGTSSILAAMQLELPAFDRVRIEALRLTRKDVWQRQRHLWGLPLAQRKTLAGLPPNRADVILMGVAILAMVMEEFGFEAMRVSTRGLRFAAMMDLG